The DNA window CGTGCCCGCGTCCGTGCTCGAACCCGCGTCGGTGTCCGTGCCGGCGTCCGTGCTCGAGCCCGCGTCGGTGTCCGTGCCAGCATCCGTGGTCGAACCCGCATCGGTGTCCGTGCCCGCGTCCGTCGTCGTACCCGCGTCGGTGTCCGTGCCCGCGTCCGTCGTCGTACCCGCGTCGGTGTCCGTGCCCGCGTCCGTCGTCGTACCCGCGTCGGTGTCCGTGCCCGCGTCCGTCGTCGTACCCGCGTCGGTGTCCGTGCCAGCGTCCGTGGTCGTACCCGAGTCGCCCGTGCCCGAGTCACCAGCGTCGGTCGTCTCGCCGCCGCCGTCGGAAGTGCCGCCGTCGTCCTGGCCTCCCGAGGTGCAGGCCTCCGTGGGCAGACAGTAGGACGCCGAACCCGCGCCACCGATGGGGCAGCACGCCGCCTCCGACGTGCCACACGCGGTCTGCGCATCGCAGGGGCGGACACAGACGGCGCGGTCATAGTGCGGGACGACCCGGCACTCCTCACCCGTGCCACACGACGACGCCAGGCTCGGGTTGCACTCCTTCCACAGGACACCACCATCCTCGGTGGGGTGCGGGACCTTGGGCGGCTTGGAGTCTCCGCACGCAAGAGCGAACAGCGTGAGCGTCATCGACGCACACGCAAGATAGGAAAGGGTCTTTTTCATGCGCCCGGCCTGCTTCCGAGGTGACGGTTCAAAGGGTTGTCTCCGCCTGCGACCGGCACGCGGATAAGCTGAGCAGTATAGTGGACCTGCAGGGTTACAGTCCCGCGACATACCGCTGATTCGTACGTTTACAGCGGTGAAACCTGAGTCACAGTTCACCCCGATGCCCACTCACTCCAGCTTCCCAGTCTCTCCTCCGCGTGGCGTCTGGAGCCCCTCCCCGTGGTGAGCGTGCGGTTCCATGGGAAGCTGAACGACTTCCTTCCCCCCGAGAAGCGAGGCACGGAGCTGGAGGTGACGCCCCTGGGCTCGCCGTCCGTCAAGGACCTCCTCGAGTCGCTGGGACCACCGCATCCCGAGATGGGCGAGGTGCGCGTCGACGGTGTCGTAGTGGCGTTCGGGCACCGGCTGGCGCCTGGCGCACGGGTGGAGGTCTTTCCATCCCGGGGGGCCCCAGAAGAGGTCCCCCGCTTCATCCTGGATGTGGGGCTGGGGCGGCTGTCGGGGTTCCTGCGGATGCTGGGCTTCGACACGCTCTGGCGGAATGACTACCGGGACGACGAGCTGGCGCGCGTGTCGAGCACGGAGGGACGCATCCTGCTGACGCGGGACATCGGCGTGCTCAAGCGGGGCGAGGTGACCCAGGGCTACTTCCCTCGCGCGACGGACCCGGCCGAGCAGTTGGTGGAGGTGGTCCGGCGGTATGGGCTGGGGGCTCGGATGCATCCGTTCTCGCGATGCATTGCCTGCAATGCGCCCCTGAGCCCCGCGGAGCCACATGAGGTGGCGGGGCGCGTCCCGGAAGGTGTCGCGGAGCGGCACTCTCGCTTCCAGCAGTGCCCTGGCTGCCGCCGGGTCTTTTGGGCTGGCACCCATCAGGAACGGATGCAGGCCTTGGTGGACCGGCTGCGCACCTTGGAAGTCGAGGAAGGTTGATCCACGCCATGCAAACCGAGGGGACCTCGCACTTTTTGCGAGGTCATCGGTGCCTCGGACCCAGGGTTTGAGTCCCCCATACGCAAAGAATTCCAGTGGGTTACAGCCCCGGTGTAGTGGGCACATGGGTTGCTAAATGTAAGAGAATTCCACCACTCCCCCGCTTGGGGCGGGGGCAGAGGAGCAGTGAGATGCCGTCCCAGAACAAGGCCCGGAATCGAGCAAACCGGGGATTCACGCTGCTCGTTGCACTCGGGGTCGTCATCGTCGTGACCATGGCGGTGATGTTGAGCTACCGGGTGGTGGGACGCGAGGCAGACACCCAGGCAGATACGCGCCGGCAGAAGGAAGCATTCTTCGCGGCGGAGGCGGGTCTGGCCGAAGGACGCGAGGCCGTGCGGCGCAGGGCGCCGGGGGAAGGCACACAGCCCTATTCGGACCTGCTCACCGGCCTCCATGCCTCCGGCGCCGAGGTGACAGAGGAGGGCCTCAAGAACGCCAATCCTCCCTGGATGGAACTGCTTCCCTCGGATGCCCCTGGAGACCCCTGGAACTACCTGCGTCTGGACCCTGGCCAGTTCTCCACCGCCGAGAAGACCAACGGCGACGGGGTGCCCTATCTGGACTACCCGGAGCAGCGCAACGTCCGCTACCGCGTCTTCATCCGTGATGATCTCGACGACGACGACCCCCAGAGCGACAGCAACGCCGCGCTCTGGGTCGCGGCCATCGGAGAGGTGATGAACAGCGAGGGACGCCCCACACGCTCCATTGTCCAGGCGCTCATTCGCAACCACTCCGGCGCCCTCGTCGTCACCCCCGGATGCCCCCAGGGCGGCTGCGGCTCCGACAACACCTACAACAATAACGGCCCGTCGAGCTCCACCCCCGACATCACCCTTCCACGCCCCTGAATTCCTAAGAAACCTCGCCGTTTCGCGAGCATGCCTATGAAACGTCTTCCTTTCTTCGCGCTCCTGCTGGTGCCCGGCCTCGCCGCGGCGACTCATCAAGGACAGAGTGCGTTCAACAACGCCTGCGCCAGTTGCCATACCCTCACACCCGTCCGTTCGGTCCAGTCCTCGGGTGCGTCGGAGAAATCCCGCGCCAGTCAAACCCAGACGACCACGCGCTCCTCGGATGAGAAGCGGGTCGAGCTCGGCGGGCTGGCGCACCAACGCTCCAGCAAGCAGCTTCGTGAATGGATTGCCAAGCCCAGCAAGGTCAACAAGGACACGCGCTGCGATACGCGCCTGCTGCCGTCCACCGAGATGGACGCCCTGCTGGACTACCTGAAGACCAGCGCCCGACCGCCCCCGCTGCCTCGCGACGAGCAGCTCGCCGAGCAGAACAAGGCCGACTTCGACGCCTATCGCGCGAAGCTCCAGCGCGAGGGCCTCAACACCATCCGTACTGACCAGGGGAAGAAGTGATGAAGGCTTTGACCCACGCAATCACCGTCCTCAGCCTGCTGGCGGCGCCGCTCGCGCTCGCGCAGTCGAGCGTCGCCAACCTCTGCGAAGACCATCTGGCGGACGACAAGCAGCCGCTCTTCGAAGGCATGATGGAGAGCGACGACACCGGCAAGGATCCTTTCGCCAGCATCAGCATCAAGAAGCCAGGGCGCGCGGCGCCAGAAGTCAACGCCGCCAACCTCCAGCTCAAGCCGCCGAAGCCTCTCAACGCCGAAGAAATCATCTTCCCGTACGACCAGGCCGTCTCCATCAGCTACGTGTTCGAGTCCGCCGGTGCCTCTCACGCACTCGGATACATGTATCTGGATGACGCCAAGGCCGCCAACTACGTCAACGATGCCGGCGAGCTGCTGGACACCAACGCCAACGGCATCTTCGACCTGCATGAAGACCTGTACAACGTGGCACCCACGTCAGGGGACAAGAGCCGCCCGTATGTCGGCAAGGCAGGCGCTCGCCGCTGCAACGTCCCCTTCACCTCCGGCGGATTGACGTACACCGAGCCGGAAATCGCGATGAAGACCAACTGCGCCGCCACGCTGCAGCGGCGCAGGGGAGACAACGACAACGACCCGCTGGTGGGTCTGGCGGATGCGCGCCCGGGACGCGGGAGCCAGCACATCGACACGGACGTCGTCGGAACGTACCTGCGCAGGAGCTGGGACGACGAGACCGATGCCGCGACGAACGACTTCTCCGACAGGGGTTTGTTCCCGCGCATCCCCAACCTCCTCGAGCCCAAGGACGACGAGAACGGCAACAAGGGCATCGGGCAGATGGTCTTCCTGCTCGCGGATGACGACGACGGCACGGAGGCCTATGGAAAGCTCCCTCCCATCCCAGACGTTGCCGACACCAACAACGCCGTCCCCGACTACAACGTCTCCAACTACGACAACCGGGGCATCCTCCTGGACGAAGGCAGCCGGGACAACGTCATCAACACCGATGACCGCACCGTCAACCTGGGAGTCATCAAGGGCGGCAAGGAAATCGTCTTCTTCCTCATCGTCTATTACGACTCCGCCCACGGGCCGAACGAGGGAACCGTCTATCCCTGCCTGAAGCAGGACGCTGAGGGCAAGTGCCTCATCCACCTGCGCACGCCCATCAACGTGTTCTTCTCCAAGTCGGCGTGGAACATGGACCAGAACTCCCTGGCCAAGGCGAAGGTCGCCGAGCGGAACATCGGCTGCAACTACCGGGAGAACTGCAGCGCGGACAATCCGCAGGGGACGGCGGACAGCTCGTGCCAGGTGGCCGGGACCTCGACGCGGCTTTGCGGCTGGCTGGACACCGCCACGCTGAACCGCCTGAAGAACGAGGTGACCTACGGCAATCTCATCATGCCCAAGGAGGCCGTCTCGATTCCTCGCCCCGCGGGCATCCGCAATGCCATGCCTCACGTCATCGTGGGTGCGCCGAGCACCGACCCCTTCCGCTGGATTCTGGGGTTCGAGGACCTTCCCGGTGGCGGTGACCGCGACTTCAACGACGTCGTGTTCGTCATCCACAAGAAGAACGGCGGAGAGTCCCGCTCGGCGAGCCTTTCCGGAGACATCGACCTGAGCGACGCCGAGGACTTCGTCATCACGAAGGTGAAGTTCTCGCGATGGGACGACTACGCGCCCTACCCTGGGCAGGCCCCCCGGTGCGGTACGCCTCCCTGCTGGACGGAGGCCACCCCGGGCGCGTGCAAGATTCCGGGCCGGCCCCAGCCCTCCATCGAGTACTCCATCTCCGTGGACTGCCACGAGCGGTACTTCGAGGACGGCGTGTGGAAGCGCAGGCCCAAGCTCAACCGCCAGTGGATTCCCGTGGTCTTCGACCCGCCCACGGCCAACACCAAGGAATTCGACATGCTGACGCTGGGCCATGTCGGCTCCCAGTTGTGCTGGAAGGTGGAAATCACCAGCCCTGATGAGCGGTGCGTCCCCGTCATCGACAACGTCAACGTCGGCTACCAGGCCGTCCGGTCGGGCAGCTACTCGCGCTCGTCCGTCACCACCGTGGGCAACGGTCAGCTCTGGGGTGTGAACGAGACGCCTGGAAGCGGCTGGGGACAGAACTGGCCCGGCACCGGGCTCCCCGCTCCGACCATTCGCACGTATGACGGAGCCAAGGACTTCTCGGTGCGCGGCCGGCTCTACTTCGCCTCCCGCTATGACCCGGAGGAGCCGACGGTCGAGAACTTCGTCCAGCGGTGGGACGCAGGACGGGTGATGGCCATGACCCTGCGAAACTCCTCCCCCGAGGACCGCAACCTCTACACGCAGGGGCCGGATGGCAAGCGCATCAGCATCACTGAGGACATGACCGGCCCCAACGCGGCCAACAGCCTCATCTTCCCGGACTCCCTCTGCAACGCGCAGGAGAACGGCAAGTACTTCTACGACATCAACGGCGATACGAAGTGTGGCACCCCCACCATCGCGTCCCCGCCGGCCAAACACATCCCCGGGCCGACCAACGACCGGAACGTCTTCCGGGAGTGGCTCTTCGGGTGGGAAGACAACCAGGACCCCCCTCCCGCGGGCATCAAGAGACCTTGGCCGATGGGCGGCATCAACCTGTCCACGGTGGCGGTCGCGGTGCCTCCCTACATGGACAACTGGGCGCAGAACACGCTGCCGGCGGAGGCCGACCTCTACCGCCGCAACTTCATGAAGCCGTTGGAGTCGCGCAAGACCATGGCCTACGTCGGAACGATGAGCGGCTTCCTCCATGGCTTCGACTCGGGCGCCTACCGGGTCGACAGCAAGGACGAATGCATCCCCGGCAAGCTCCAGCCCAACGGCTACTTCGAGCACTCGGGCAACGCGTGCGTCGCCAGTCCCGGAGTCTCCCCCCGTCAGTACGGCACGGCGGAGGAGAAGTTCGCGTACATGCCGCGGCTGATGCTCGACCGCTACCGCTACCTCTACGTCCGGTACCGGGACTCCGCGACGAAGCCCAAGCCGTCGATGGATGCCTCACCCACCATTGGCAACGTGGACTTCGGCGGCCTCGGCCCCAAGTGGACGATTCCGTCCAACGCCCAGACGCCCGACAAGCCGTTCAAGGGAGCCAGGACGGTGCTCGTCTCCGCGAGCGGCCGGACCAGCCCCGCCGTCTTCGCCCTGGACATCACGCGGCCCGACACCAGCAACTACCCCTACCCCATGTGGGAGTTCAGCATGAACGACGCCGAGATGCGCGACGCGTTCCGGGACGCGGGGGTCCTCAACAACAACGTGCGCATGCCGGACAACTCCGGCTCCCGCCACAACCCCAGCGTGGTTCGCATCAAGTGGCCGGGCGCCACCAACGGCAAGTGGGTGGCCATCATCGGCACGGACTACAAGCCCACCACCGTCGACATGGCGGGCACCGTCTTCCTGCTGGACATGCAGACGGGCAAGCCCCTGTCGGTGGGCGCGGGTGACTCCGGCAAGTACGCGGGTGTCATCACCCTGGACAAGGGCTCGGGCATCGCGGGCGCGGTCGCGGCGGTGGACCTCAACCGCGATGGCGAATACGACGTCCTCTATGTCCCCACCACGGCGGGCTACGTCTACCGCATCAACCTGACCTCCGTGGAGACGGGCCGGCTCATGGGCCAGCAGGTCAAGGTCTGCAAGGTGGCCAGCGCGCCGTTGGCGGCCGCGACACACGCCGACGCCGCGAACAATCCGCCGGACACCGAGAAGTTCCAGCAGATTCACTCCAGCCTGGCGGTGTCGGTGGTGCGCTCCGCTTCGCCCAAGGTCCAGTTCTACTTCGGCACGAGTGACAACCCGGACGAGTTCGCGGATGGCCCGCCCAACAAGAACCAGTACCGGTATCACCTGATGGCCTACGAGGACACGGACCCCATGGGGACCGGCTCCTGCGACGCGCCCCTGAGCCCCCTGTGGGTCACCAAGCTGGACCCGGGCCAGACGGTGTGGGGTGGCGTCACGCTGGGCGGCGAGCGGCTCTTCGCCACCACCGCCGTGGGAACGACGGCGGACCTCTGCAACCTGAGCGAGGACACGAGCGGCAAGCTCTATTCGACCAGCCGAGTGCCGGGCAACGACGGGCGCGCGGACTCGACGAGCGTGAACCTGGGGGGCCATGGCATCAGCGCTCCCGTGGTGCAGGATGGACAGGTCATCGTCCTTCCGCAGGGCAGTGGCACAGGCCAGCCCATCCGCTTCGGCAAGCTGAAGGTCCCGCCCGCCAGCTCGACGAACACGCGCTCGCGCATCCTCATCTACGAACCCGTTCAGGACGGGAGGCTGCCGCGATGAAGTTCTCGTCGTTCCGTGCCTCCAGGGGCGTCACGCTCCTGGAGGTGATGTTCACCATGGTCGTGATGTTGGTGGGCATCGCGGCGGTGATGACGCTGGTGACGCATATCAACGCGTCCAACCGGCGCACCCTCACCGCCACTCAGGCCCAGGTCATCGCCGAACGAGCGCTGGAGAGCATCGCCTCCAAGGGCTGCACGGCGAAGTGCGCCAACCTGCGAGACCTGGACAACACGCGCAACTTCATCTGGCAGACAGCCTCTGGCGAGCTGCGCATGACGGACCCCTCCCCCGCGGTGGTCGCACGCAAGTACGAGGTGGCCGTGGACGTGGACAG is part of the Myxococcus landrumus genome and encodes:
- a CDS encoding Mut7-C RNAse domain-containing protein, coding for MVSVRFHGKLNDFLPPEKRGTELEVTPLGSPSVKDLLESLGPPHPEMGEVRVDGVVVAFGHRLAPGARVEVFPSRGAPEEVPRFILDVGLGRLSGFLRMLGFDTLWRNDYRDDELARVSSTEGRILLTRDIGVLKRGEVTQGYFPRATDPAEQLVEVVRRYGLGARMHPFSRCIACNAPLSPAEPHEVAGRVPEGVAERHSRFQQCPGCRRVFWAGTHQERMQALVDRLRTLEVEEG
- a CDS encoding pilus assembly PilX family protein, encoding MPSQNKARNRANRGFTLLVALGVVIVVTMAVMLSYRVVGREADTQADTRRQKEAFFAAEAGLAEGREAVRRRAPGEGTQPYSDLLTGLHASGAEVTEEGLKNANPPWMELLPSDAPGDPWNYLRLDPGQFSTAEKTNGDGVPYLDYPEQRNVRYRVFIRDDLDDDDPQSDSNAALWVAAIGEVMNSEGRPTRSIVQALIRNHSGALVVTPGCPQGGCGSDNTYNNNGPSSSTPDITLPRP
- a CDS encoding c-type cytochrome translates to MKRLPFFALLLVPGLAAATHQGQSAFNNACASCHTLTPVRSVQSSGASEKSRASQTQTTTRSSDEKRVELGGLAHQRSSKQLREWIAKPSKVNKDTRCDTRLLPSTEMDALLDYLKTSARPPPLPRDEQLAEQNKADFDAYRAKLQREGLNTIRTDQGKK
- a CDS encoding DUF4114 domain-containing protein, which gives rise to MKALTHAITVLSLLAAPLALAQSSVANLCEDHLADDKQPLFEGMMESDDTGKDPFASISIKKPGRAAPEVNAANLQLKPPKPLNAEEIIFPYDQAVSISYVFESAGASHALGYMYLDDAKAANYVNDAGELLDTNANGIFDLHEDLYNVAPTSGDKSRPYVGKAGARRCNVPFTSGGLTYTEPEIAMKTNCAATLQRRRGDNDNDPLVGLADARPGRGSQHIDTDVVGTYLRRSWDDETDAATNDFSDRGLFPRIPNLLEPKDDENGNKGIGQMVFLLADDDDGTEAYGKLPPIPDVADTNNAVPDYNVSNYDNRGILLDEGSRDNVINTDDRTVNLGVIKGGKEIVFFLIVYYDSAHGPNEGTVYPCLKQDAEGKCLIHLRTPINVFFSKSAWNMDQNSLAKAKVAERNIGCNYRENCSADNPQGTADSSCQVAGTSTRLCGWLDTATLNRLKNEVTYGNLIMPKEAVSIPRPAGIRNAMPHVIVGAPSTDPFRWILGFEDLPGGGDRDFNDVVFVIHKKNGGESRSASLSGDIDLSDAEDFVITKVKFSRWDDYAPYPGQAPRCGTPPCWTEATPGACKIPGRPQPSIEYSISVDCHERYFEDGVWKRRPKLNRQWIPVVFDPPTANTKEFDMLTLGHVGSQLCWKVEITSPDERCVPVIDNVNVGYQAVRSGSYSRSSVTTVGNGQLWGVNETPGSGWGQNWPGTGLPAPTIRTYDGAKDFSVRGRLYFASRYDPEEPTVENFVQRWDAGRVMAMTLRNSSPEDRNLYTQGPDGKRISITEDMTGPNAANSLIFPDSLCNAQENGKYFYDINGDTKCGTPTIASPPAKHIPGPTNDRNVFREWLFGWEDNQDPPPAGIKRPWPMGGINLSTVAVAVPPYMDNWAQNTLPAEADLYRRNFMKPLESRKTMAYVGTMSGFLHGFDSGAYRVDSKDECIPGKLQPNGYFEHSGNACVASPGVSPRQYGTAEEKFAYMPRLMLDRYRYLYVRYRDSATKPKPSMDASPTIGNVDFGGLGPKWTIPSNAQTPDKPFKGARTVLVSASGRTSPAVFALDITRPDTSNYPYPMWEFSMNDAEMRDAFRDAGVLNNNVRMPDNSGSRHNPSVVRIKWPGATNGKWVAIIGTDYKPTTVDMAGTVFLLDMQTGKPLSVGAGDSGKYAGVITLDKGSGIAGAVAAVDLNRDGEYDVLYVPTTAGYVYRINLTSVETGRLMGQQVKVCKVASAPLAAATHADAANNPPDTEKFQQIHSSLAVSVVRSASPKVQFYFGTSDNPDEFADGPPNKNQYRYHLMAYEDTDPMGTGSCDAPLSPLWVTKLDPGQTVWGGVTLGGERLFATTAVGTTADLCNLSEDTSGKLYSTSRVPGNDGRADSTSVNLGGHGISAPVVQDGQVIVLPQGSGTGQPIRFGKLKVPPASSTNTRSRILIYEPVQDGRLPR
- a CDS encoding type IV pilus modification PilV family protein, translating into MKFSSFRASRGVTLLEVMFTMVVMLVGIAAVMTLVTHINASNRRTLTATQAQVIAERALESIASKGCTAKCANLRDLDNTRNFIWQTASGELRMTDPSPAVVARKYEVAVDVDSPVIMGSAEGGAMGHPPLNRNLGGDPSEQNNIANVRVSVSWVEPGQREPRVVVLQTRMAP